The genomic stretch CAGGTAGACAAAACAGTCATTATATCTCAGCTGGGGCCTTTTAAAAAGGTAAAGtgaagatcttcaccaaccccagCACCACATTTAAATTCCACCCACAGTGTACTCaaagagtaaaaaagaaaagcctgctACTGATTCATTTTTCTGAACCCAGAAAAATAGCTGTGTTTTGCTTTCGGGGGTAGACCTGATaaatctgcttctctctctctcccaaggcTCTTCTACTCCAAAGCCCACCTAACAtttcacagaaacacaaagaccaGACAAATCAAAAGGGCTGGGTGGGAATTCACATGTGTTGGCTTAACTCTAGTGCTGGGAATAAGATCTCAGGATGACCTCTGGGGCTAAGGGATATGAAGTTCCCCAGCTCAGACCTGGCAGAGCGACATCAGATGACCACGCTGACGGTCATGTTCTGGCCATGAGGCACAATCTTGCGGGGCCAGGACAACAACATCTTGCGCAGCTCCTCTCGGAAGCTGTCGTGCAGCCATGCATAGATGAAGGGGTTATAGCAGGCGGAGCTCATAGCAAGCCAGTGGCAGAGGAGCTGCACCAGCCCGAAGGCGTAGGGGTCGATGGCACGCGGGTCCAGGTCCCGCAATAGGTTGAAAATGTGCAGCGGCAGCCAGCAGACCGcgaacactaccaccaccaccaccagcagacAAAAAGTGCGGCGGCGACGCGCTCGGTCCCAGTCAGCTTGACTCTGGGTCACGCTGCCAGGGACCACGCGGTTCCTGAGCTTCACTGACACCCGTACGTAAGACAGGAGGATGGCCAGCAGGGGGAGCAAATAGGTGCCCAGAAGCAGCCCCCAGGCGTAGATCTGGCGTTGGCGCTCCTGCGAGCCCCAGAACTCCTCGCAGAGGCGCACGTCGTGGGGCTTGAGCTCCACATGATAGGTGTGCACTGCGGCCGGCAGCGCCAGCACTGCAGATAATGCCCAGATGCCCAGCACCGCGTAGGCGCTGAGCCTCAGTGAAATGCGCCGACGTAGCGGGTGCACCAGAACCACATAGCGGTCCAAGGCGATTGTGGTGAGTGTGAACACCGATACGTAGACGGTGACCGGCTGCAGGAAGAAAACCAGATGACACAGGCCTCCACCGAACACCCAGCCGCGAGGTTCAAAGGCATAAGCCAGCGTGAGAGGCACACAGGCGGCACACATGAGCACGTCGGACAAGGCCAGGTTGCCGATGAGGAAGTTAGTCACGTTGTGCAGCCGGCGCACGCGCGCGATCACCAGCACAAGCAGGCAGTTGCCCACCAGACCCACGACCACCACGATGCTGTACAACATCACGATCAACCCCTTCAGCTGGTGCACCAGCTGCAGGCTCTGGAACGGCGTGACTGCTGCAGCTCGGGGAACCGTCGCAGACAAGTTGCCCTCCGAGGCCTCTGCGCTCTGGTTGGCTGGAGTGGAGCTGGCTGGCAACAGCCCAGAAGACAAATCGGGGTCTCCAGTGGTCTCAGTGGGCAGTGAGGTCATGGCTACCTGTTCAAAGGTAATCAAAGTTGTCACTTTCCATCTTCCCTCGTGTACCTTTTCCCACCACCCAACTCCTCTCTTGGACACAAGACCCAGAACATCAAACGCAATGAATGTTGTCCTTCcagttctataaaaaaaaaaaaaaaaaaaaaaaaaaaagaaaccctgtcaaaaaaaaaaaaaaaaaaaaaaaaaaaaaaaaaaaaaaaaagcctaacacAGGTGCTTTAAACAGCTCCTATTCGTGGATAGCTCTTGCGGTCCC from Mus caroli chromosome 19, CAROLI_EIJ_v1.1, whole genome shotgun sequence encodes the following:
- the Prlhr gene encoding prolactin-releasing peptide receptor — encoded protein: MTSLPTETTGDPDLSSGLLPASSTPANQSAEASEGNLSATVPRAAAVTPFQSLQLVHQLKGLIVMLYSIVVVVGLVGNCLLVLVIARVRRLHNVTNFLIGNLALSDVLMCAACVPLTLAYAFEPRGWVFGGGLCHLVFFLQPVTVYVSVFTLTTIALDRYVVLVHPLRRRISLRLSAYAVLGIWALSAVLALPAAVHTYHVELKPHDVRLCEEFWGSQERQRQIYAWGLLLGTYLLPLLAILLSYVRVSVKLRNRVVPGSVTQSQADWDRARRRRTFCLLVVVVVVFAVCWLPLHIFNLLRDLDPRAIDPYAFGLVQLLCHWLAMSSACYNPFIYAWLHDSFREELRKMLLSWPRKIVPHGQNMTVSVVI